The Tistrella bauzanensis DNA window GGTCACGTAATGAGCGGTGGCGCCGATCAGCTTCACGCCGCGGGCATGGGCCTGATGATAGGGCCGTGCGCCCTTGAAGCCGGGCAGGAAGCTGTGATGGATGTTGATGCAGCGCCCGGACAGCGCCTGGCACAGCGTCGGGCTCAGGATCTGCATGTAGCGGGCCAGAACCACCAGTTCGACGTCCAGGTTCCGGATCAGATCGAGCAGGGCCCGTTCCTGGTCGCCCTTGGTGGCCGGCGTCACCGGCAGATGATGGAACGGCACATTGTGCCAGTCCGCCAGATGACGCAGGCTGTCATGGTTGCCCATCACACCTGCCACCTCGATCGGCAGCAGGCCGCTGTGCCAGCGATGCAGCAGATCGTTCAGACAATGACCGGCCTTGGACACGCAGATCAGCACCCGCGGGCGGCGGCAGAGGTCGTGCAGTGTCCAGCGCATGCCGAAGCGGCGGGCCAGATCGGTGAACCGCAGGCCCAGCCCGTCCGCATCCTCGCCCGCACCGCCGCCGGCAGCGGCCGACAGCACCACGCGCATGAAAAAGGTCTGAGTCTCACGGTCGCCATACTGGGCGCTCTCATTGATGAAAGCGCCTTCCGCGGACAGAAAGCCCGACACGGCCGCCACCAGGCCGACAGTGTCGGGGCAGGTGATTGTCAGGACATGGGTGGGGCTTGGAACGGGCATCGCTGGTCTGGCTCCGGGAGATGGCGTCGGCACGGGCGCTCGCGCCCGCATGCGACTGGTCGGCGCTCGCGCCCGCATGCGGCGGGTCGCGTCGGCATGAACGCATGCCCCGGCAGCTTGCGGCTGTCAACCGGACAGATGATGCAGAACGGCAGATGGTCTGATCCGGCGATCGCGTCGCGTCATCGCGCCGCTGATCGGAATTGGTGGAGCCGAGGGGGATCGAACCCCTGACCCCCTGCTTGCAAAGCAGGTGCTCTCCCAGCTGAGCTACGGCCCCGTACCATCCGGATCGTGGGGCGTTTTACTGCGGGTGGCGGCCAAGTGCAAGACCAGAAGCGCATGAACCGTCAGAGGAGGGGCGGCGGCGGCGTGGACGGCGCTTGACCGGTCCTCGTTCACGCTGTGGAGTGAACGGGTTCCGGCCGGTTGTATCGTCGATTGTGCCCGGCCGACTGGGCCCGAACGACAAAACAACAAGAAGCGACAAGAAGGAAACCGCAGTGTTTGGGAGGCGGGGAAAGGTCGCCGACTGGCTGGCCAGGGGGTTGATGGGGCTGGGGGCTGTCGTGGTCGTGATGGCCGCGGCAGTCGGCGTCGATCTGGTGATGCCAAGTCAGGGCATGCTGGCGGCGATGCTGGTGGTGCTGGGCATGACGATTGTCGGGCTGGCGGCGCTGGTCAGGCGGGAACGGCTGCGGGCGCTGCGCAATCTTGCCCGGGCGATGGATGCCGAACAGGTGCGCCGGACAAGCGAGGCGCGCCTGCTCGACGCGCTCAATTCCATGAGCGATGCGCTTCTGCTGTGCGGCCCCGACGACGCCTATGTCATCAGCAACCGGCGCTATGAGGAGATGCTCGGCCAGGGCTCGACGCGGCTGGCTGGTGGGGTCGCCTTCGATGTTCTGATGCGCGACGCCCTCGACCGCGGTGTGATCGATACGATGGGCGAGCCGGCGGAAGACTGGTTGCGGCGCCGGCTGGAGATGCGCCGGCATGGGGGAGGGCGGTTCGAGTTCCGGATGGCCGACGGTCGCTGGCTGATGGTGCGGGAATTTCCAACCCATGATGGCGGGCTGTTGTCGCTCTATTCCGATGTCACCATGGTCAAGGCGCGCGAGGCGGCGCTTGCGGCAGCCCGCGATACGGCCGAACGGGCCAACAAGGTCAAGAACGACTTTCTCGCGAATGTCAGCCATGAACTGCGCACGCCGCTGAATGCCGTGATTGGCTTCACAGACATGCTGCTGATGGGCTATGCCGGCGCGATATCGGACCGGCAGCGCGAATATCTCGGGGATATTCGCGACAGCGCCACCCATCTGCTCAGCGTCATCAACGATATTCTCGACCTCAGCCGTGCCGAGGCGGCGACCCTGGCCATGGATCCGCGACCGCTCGATCTGGCGCGATTGCTCCGGACGGCTGTGCGCATGCTCCAGCCGAAAGCGGATGAGGGGCAGTTGGCGATGACGCTGGATGTCGAGCCGCCGTCGCTGCGGATTGTCGCCGACGAGCTGCGTATCCGGCAGGTGGTGGTGAACCTGCTGTCGAACGCGATCAAGTTCACGCATCCGGGGGGCCGCATCACGGTGACGGCCTGTCCTGTCGTCATGGCGCCGGTGGCGATCTCTCCCGCGCTCTGCCCATCGGGATCCCATAGGCCGGCCCCGCTGCCGGCGGCGGCTGCGCTGTCTGTGCCATCGACATCCGCAGCCGATGCCGGCGCAGCGGGTGTGCGGATCATCATCGCCGATGATGGCATCGGTATGAGCCCGGCGGATGTGGAGCGCGCCTTCGAGCCCTTCGTCCAACTCGATGCCGGCTTCTCGCGGCGTTTCGAAGGCACGGGGCTGGGTCTGCCGCTTGCCCGCCGTCTGGTCGAGGCGCATGGCGGCCGGCTGGATCTCGACAGCCGCGTCGGCGGCGGCACGCGGGCGGTCATCACGCTGCCGGCGACCGGGGGGGCGAAGAACTGCCGGGACTGAACTAGAACGCCACCGCACGTGCGACCGGTTGAGGGCCGATCTCTGCCTGGATCGATGCGAGTGGCAGCCAGATCCGTGCCTCGGTGCCCATGCCGGGCACCGAGGTCAGCACCAGATGCCCGTCATGGGCCTCGATGAAGCGCCGGGCAAGCGGCAGGCCCAGTCCGGCGCCCTCATAGCGACGGGTAAGACTGCTGTCGATCTGCACAAAGGGCTGCTGCACGCGCTCGATCTGTTCGGCGGCGATCCCGATGCCGGTATCGGCGACGATGATCTCCACACCCGCCGCCGTGCCGCCATCGGGAAGCGATGCGGTTCGGTTCTTCAGGGTGACGGTGACGTGGCCGCCCTGGGGCGTGAACTTGATGGCATTCGACAGCAGCGCGTCCAGCGCCCGCTTCAACAACCGGCGATCGCCGCGGATGGCGCAGTCGGTCGACGGATCATGGGGCATGCGCGCCAGCGTCAGATCGGCATCCTGAGCCAGGCGCTCGGCATCGCTGAGGGCCGATGATACCAGGCGGTCCAGATCCATCGGGGCCGTTGTCATGCCATCGCGGTCGGCCCGCACGATTTCAAGGATGTCGTCGATCAGGCCCAGCAGCCGGTTGCCGCCGTCTCTGACATGCCCGAGATATTCGCGCTGTCGTTCGTTCAACGGCCCGGCGGTGCCATGGGTGACCATGTCGGTGAAGCCGATGACCGCGTTCAGCGGGGTCTTCAA harbors:
- the purU gene encoding formyltetrahydrofolate deformylase, producing MPVPSPTHVLTITCPDTVGLVAAVSGFLSAEGAFINESAQYGDRETQTFFMRVVLSAAAGGGAGEDADGLGLRFTDLARRFGMRWTLHDLCRRPRVLICVSKAGHCLNDLLHRWHSGLLPIEVAGVMGNHDSLRHLADWHNVPFHHLPVTPATKGDQERALLDLIRNLDVELVVLARYMQILSPTLCQALSGRCINIHHSFLPGFKGARPYHQAHARGVKLIGATAHYVTTDLDEGPIIEQAVERVDHTHTSEHLVSIGRDIETVVLARAVQWHVERRVLINQHKTVVFR
- a CDS encoding sensor histidine kinase; translated protein: MFGRRGKVADWLARGLMGLGAVVVVMAAAVGVDLVMPSQGMLAAMLVVLGMTIVGLAALVRRERLRALRNLARAMDAEQVRRTSEARLLDALNSMSDALLLCGPDDAYVISNRRYEEMLGQGSTRLAGGVAFDVLMRDALDRGVIDTMGEPAEDWLRRRLEMRRHGGGRFEFRMADGRWLMVREFPTHDGGLLSLYSDVTMVKAREAALAAARDTAERANKVKNDFLANVSHELRTPLNAVIGFTDMLLMGYAGAISDRQREYLGDIRDSATHLLSVINDILDLSRAEAATLAMDPRPLDLARLLRTAVRMLQPKADEGQLAMTLDVEPPSLRIVADELRIRQVVVNLLSNAIKFTHPGGRITVTACPVVMAPVAISPALCPSGSHRPAPLPAAAALSVPSTSAADAGAAGVRIIIADDGIGMSPADVERAFEPFVQLDAGFSRRFEGTGLGLPLARRLVEAHGGRLDLDSRVGGGTRAVITLPATGGAKNCRD